A stretch of DNA from Variovorax paradoxus:
GCTGCAGCCGGCCGCGGCCGTGCTGTGCACCGACCCGAAGCCGCACCTGGACAAGCGCGTGCCCGTGCTGCAGGTGGCCAACGTGCTGCAGGCCGTGCTCGAGCTGGGCGACCACGCGCGCACCGAGTTCACCGGCCGCGTGTGCGGCGTGCTCGGCAGCGGCGCGGGCAGCAGCACCGTGGCCGCCATGCTGGCCGGCGCGCTCACCGTGTGGGGCGAAGTGGCGCAGCCCGAAGGCAACATCAGCCTGCCGTCGGGCATCGCGTGGAACCTCACCTGCATGCCGCGCCATGCCGCCTACTGGGTGCTCGAGATGGGCACCTCGCACATGCCCGCATCGGCGCAGCTCATGCGGCCGTCGCTCATCGTGGTGACGGGCATCTCGGCCGCCTCGCAGAAGCACCGCGGCCCGTCGGAGGCCGCCGCGCGGCTCGACTGCCGCATGTTCCAGGCCATGGCCCCGGGCGACCGCGTGGTGCTCAACCGCGACATGCCCGAGTTCGCCACCTTCGCCGAAGCGGCCATGGCGCACCAGCTGCAGATCGTGACCTACGGCGAGCACAAGGACGCCGACGTGCGCCTGCTCGCCTTCGACCACGGCGAGGTGCAGGCCGAGGTGGCCGGCGAGCCTTTTCAGCTGCGCCTGAATGCGCCGGGCCGCCACATGGGCGCGAGCGCTGTCGCCGCGCTGGCCGCGCTGCAGGCGCTGCGCCTGCCGCTGGCCGCGGCCGTCGAACCCTTTGCGCACTTCGAGCCGCCGGGCGGACGCGGGGCGCTGCACACCATTCACATCGGCGGCGGGAGCTTCAAGCTGATCGATGAAACCTACGACGCCAACCCGAGTTCGATGCGGGCGGCGCTTGAGTTGCTGTCACAAGCCCCCTGCGAGCCTGCGCGCCGGGTGGCCATCCTGGGCGACATGCAGGAGCTGGGGCCCGCGGCGCAACGCCACCACCTCGACTTGGAGGCCGAGTTGCTGGCGTCGCAACCTGACCGCGTGCTCCTTTGCGGACCCTTGATGCGGGCGCTTCACACGCGCATCCGCACCAAGGTCCGCTCCCATTGGTTTGTCGATGTGTCCGACCTCTCCACCGCACTCGGCGGGCTGCTGCAACCAGGCGACTGGGTGCTGGCCAAAAGCTCCGCCGGTGTCGGTCTTTCCCGGCTCGCCCGGGTTCTGAAAGCACTGCCATGAGATGGAACGCACTGGTCCACATCCCCTATGAATCCGAACGCGAGGTACCCCCGCGGCGCTGGTGGCTGGGCTGGCTGCAGCTGCTGTGCGCCTGGGTGCTGCTGATGCTGCTGTGCGCCAACATCGCCCTCGCGTTTGCCGACAACCTGCCGTCCCCGTCCGGCCGCAGCGCGACCCGCACGTACGCCCATCCAGCGGTGAATTGCACGTCCAGGGACAGCGCCGCGCCGCAAGGAACGCACGGTGCGCAAGCGACCGGTCCGGCGCAGGTTCGCGCGCACCGATGCTGAGAGGCGTCAGAGGCGAATTTCTGCCTTGTAACGATCGGGTAACAGTTGATAATGGTGCCGGCGTCGTTGCCCGACGGATCGGTGTTTCTCCATGATCAAGTTCCTCTTGCCCAGCCAGCTGGTTGCCGACAGGCCGGACGCGCCTGGTGCCAGTCCGTATGCCGGTGCGCTGAACGATGCGTTTCGCGCGGCCTACCCCCTCGTCAAGAGCGCGGCCTGGCTGTCGCTGCCCATCAGCCTGTTCGGGCTGCTGCCTTCGATCTTCCTGCTCCAGGTGTATGACCGCGTGCTCTCGCGCAGCGGCGTCTCCACGCTCGCCGCGCTGGTGTGCGGCATCCTGTTCTTCCTGTGCATCGAGTTCTGGCTGCGCACGCGGCGCTCGCGCCTGCTGCGCAACGCGGGCGCCACCGTCGACCACGGCGTGTCGGGCGCGCTGTTGCACTCCATGCTCGGTCGCCCGCTGCGCGCGCTCGAGGCGCGGCCGGCCTCGTCCTGGCAGCTGTTCTTTCGCGACGTGGGCTCGGTGCGCGGCACCGTCACCGGCGGGCTCGCGCAGTCGATCTTCGACCTGCCGATGGCGATCTTTGCGCTGATCGTGATCGGCATCGTCGCGCTGCCGGTGCTGCCCGTGGTGGCGGCCTTCCTGGCCATCATGGCGTTCCTGGCCTGGTGGTGGGCCGACGAAGTGCGCGCCGGCCGCGTCGAAGAAGTGCTGCGCGGGCGCGGCCTGGACCGCATCACCTCCGAGATCTGCCATGCGCGCGAGACGCTCAAGGCGCAGTCGAACGACGGCCCGACCATCGAGGTCTGGCAGCAGACCTACAACGCCTGGCTCAGCGAGAGCTTCGGCAAGAACGGCCAGATCGAAACCGCGCGCGACGGCACCACCGTGCTGCTCACCGTGTTCTCGGTGATCGTGGTCACCGTTGGCGCCATCGCCGTCATGCAGCAGTGGATGACGGTGGGCGGCCTCGTCGCCTCCAACATGCTCGCGCTGAAAGCGCTGCAGCCGGTGGCCGGGCTGGTGTCGAACTGGCGCGCGCTGGCCACCGCCAAGGAAGCCGCCAAGCGCCTGGAAACCGTGCTCGGCGAGCCCGTCGAGAAGGCGCCCACCGGCATGGCGCTGCCGCAGCCGCTGGGCCGCGTCACGCTGAAGGACGTGAGCTTCAGCTTCACCGAAGACGCGCCGCAGCCCGTGCTTGAAAACGTCGACCTCGACATCGGCCCCGGCGGCCTGCATGTGATCGTCGGGCGCAACGGCGCGGGCAAGTCGACGCTCGTGAAGCTGCTGTCGGGCCTGTACACGCCCACGCACGGCGTGGTGAGCATCGGCGAGTACGACCTGTCGCAGTTCGGCCGCGAAGAGCTGTCGCGCTGGATCAGCTACCTCTCGCAAGAGGTGTACTGGTTCGGCGGCCCGCTGGTCGACACCATGCGCCGCGGCGCGCCGGGCCAGAGCGACGAGCAGATCGTCGCGGCCTGCAAGCTCTCGGGCGCGCACGACTTCATTTCGCGACTGCCCGACGGTTATCGCACCGTGGTGGGCGAGGGCGGCACCGGCTTCTCGGTGGGCGAGCGGCGCAAGCTCGCGCTCGCCATGAGCTTCCTGCGCAAGCCCTCGGTGCTGGTGCTCGACGAGCCCAGCAACGACCTCGATTTTCAGAGCGAGCGCAACCTGCTCGCGACCATGCTCGCGGTGGCCAAGGTGCGCACCGTGGTCGTGGTCACGCACTCGCTGCGCATCGTGTCGGCGGCCACCGCCGTCTATCACGTCACCGGCCAGGGCAACGTGGAAATCGGCTCGGCCGCCGTCATGGTGCCCAAGCTCTTCGGCGTGAAGAAGCCGCTGGTGGCGCTGGGCGACACGGACGACGGCAGTGGCGGCAACAGCAACCATGCAGGCGCCCCGGCCGCCTCGCGCTCGATGGCGTGAGCAGGGCCATCGCGGCATGTGATGCGTGATTCGTGAGTGACACGGATCGACCGACTGACAGACAGAGACAGGGGTACGGGATTTTGAAACCAGACTTGCCGCAGGTGCTTCAGGGCGAGAGCGAGAAACAGGCGGCGCAGACCACGCCGCAAGGCCGGCGGCGCCAGTGGATCATCGGCGGCGCGGTCGCGGTGCTGGCGGTGGTCGGCTTGGGCTTTCCGATGGAAACCGTCGTCGTCGCGCCGGGCCGCGTGATTCCCTCCGACCGCGTGAAGTCGATCCAGCATCTGGAAGGCGGCATCGTCAGCAACGTGCTCGTGAAAGACGGCGACAAGGTCAAGCAGGGCCAGTCGCTCGTCGAGATCGACCTGGGCGGCAGCGGCCTGAACTTCGAAGAACTCACCGCGCGTTACGCCGCCACGCAGGCCACGCGCGTGCGCCTCATTGCCGAGAGCCGCGGCCAGCCGCTCAAGCGCGATTCGTTCGATGCCGACATCGACGAAGCCGTGCTCGAAGGCGAGGTCGGCGCCTACCAGGCGCGCGCGCTCGAACAGCGCGGCGTCATGGCCGGCGCCGTGTCCGCCCTGGAACAGGCGCGCAGCAAGCAGCTCGAGCAGCAGGCCAAGGCCAAGGGCCTGGCCGACCGGCTCGAACTGATGCAGAAAGAGCAGGAAATTTCGGAGCAACTGCTCAGCGAGAAACTCGTCGGCCAGGTCGAGGTGCTCGAGAAGCGCCGCCAGGCCGAAGCCGTGCGCAGCGAACTCGCCGTGGCGCGCCAGGGCATCATCTCGGCACAGGCTGCCATCACCGAAGCGCAGGCCAAGATGGCCGAGGCCGAAGGGCGCTTTCGCCGCCGCGCCTCGGACGAACTTGCAACGGTCGAACGCCAGTTCGCGAGCCTGAGCGAAGACCTCGCGCGCGCGCGCACCCAGCGCTCGCGCACGGTGGTGAAGGCGCCGGCCGACGGCATCGTGAAGGGCCTGCGCAGCTCCAGCGCCGGCTGGGTCGTGAAGCCCGGCGAATCCATCCTGGAGGTCGTGCCCGACGAGGACGAGATCATGGTCGAGGCGCGCCTCAACCCCAACGACCGCGGCTTCGTCGAAGTGGACCAGCTGGCGCGCGTGAAGATCACCGCTTACGACTACCTGCGCTACGGCGCCGTCGACGGCAAGGTCAAGCTCGTGGCGGCCGACGCCGACCGCGACGCCGCCATTTCCAACGGCGCGCCGTACTACCGGCTGCTCATCAGCATGTCGCAGTCGCACGTAGGGCGGCCCGAAAACCGCGTCACCGCCGGCATGGAAGCCGAAGTCGACCTGCGCGTGGGCACCGATCCGTTCATCTGGTACATCCTGCGGCCTGTGCTCAAACTGCGGCGCGAAGCCTTCCGCGAACCATGAGCAAGCCCGTGTTGCCGGGCCGGCGCGCGCGCATCGCCCCGGGTGTGCTCTGCGCGACCTTGTGCGTCAGCATGGCGCTGCCGCCCACCGCGTA
This window harbors:
- a CDS encoding peptidase domain-containing ABC transporter; its protein translation is MIKFLLPSQLVADRPDAPGASPYAGALNDAFRAAYPLVKSAAWLSLPISLFGLLPSIFLLQVYDRVLSRSGVSTLAALVCGILFFLCIEFWLRTRRSRLLRNAGATVDHGVSGALLHSMLGRPLRALEARPASSWQLFFRDVGSVRGTVTGGLAQSIFDLPMAIFALIVIGIVALPVLPVVAAFLAIMAFLAWWWADEVRAGRVEEVLRGRGLDRITSEICHARETLKAQSNDGPTIEVWQQTYNAWLSESFGKNGQIETARDGTTVLLTVFSVIVVTVGAIAVMQQWMTVGGLVASNMLALKALQPVAGLVSNWRALATAKEAAKRLETVLGEPVEKAPTGMALPQPLGRVTLKDVSFSFTEDAPQPVLENVDLDIGPGGLHVIVGRNGAGKSTLVKLLSGLYTPTHGVVSIGEYDLSQFGREELSRWISYLSQEVYWFGGPLVDTMRRGAPGQSDEQIVAACKLSGAHDFISRLPDGYRTVVGEGGTGFSVGERRKLALAMSFLRKPSVLVLDEPSNDLDFQSERNLLATMLAVAKVRTVVVVTHSLRIVSAATAVYHVTGQGNVEIGSAAVMVPKLFGVKKPLVALGDTDDGSGGNSNHAGAPAASRSMA
- a CDS encoding HlyD family type I secretion periplasmic adaptor subunit, which codes for MLQGESEKQAAQTTPQGRRRQWIIGGAVAVLAVVGLGFPMETVVVAPGRVIPSDRVKSIQHLEGGIVSNVLVKDGDKVKQGQSLVEIDLGGSGLNFEELTARYAATQATRVRLIAESRGQPLKRDSFDADIDEAVLEGEVGAYQARALEQRGVMAGAVSALEQARSKQLEQQAKAKGLADRLELMQKEQEISEQLLSEKLVGQVEVLEKRRQAEAVRSELAVARQGIISAQAAITEAQAKMAEAEGRFRRRASDELATVERQFASLSEDLARARTQRSRTVVKAPADGIVKGLRSSSAGWVVKPGESILEVVPDEDEIMVEARLNPNDRGFVEVDQLARVKITAYDYLRYGAVDGKVKLVAADADRDAAISNGAPYYRLLISMSQSHVGRPENRVTAGMEAEVDLRVGTDPFIWYILRPVLKLRREAFREP